The following proteins are encoded in a genomic region of Hemibagrus wyckioides isolate EC202008001 linkage group LG29, SWU_Hwy_1.0, whole genome shotgun sequence:
- the usp53b gene encoding inactive ubiquitin carboxyl-terminal hydrolase 53 isoform X1, whose translation MAWVKLFRKPGSSGFGAGAGGVAGPGLGKSYQPGSMLSLALTKGLLNEPGQNSCFLNSAVQVLWQLDIFRRSLRQLSAHFCLGDACIFCALKSIFSQFQQSRERVLPSDSLRHALAETFKDEQRFQLGLMDDAAECFENILERIHLHLVCDSGESCTSRSCITHQKFSMTLYEQFVCRSCGASLDPLPFTELVHYVSTTALCQQVERALERTDRLRSDMFSELLQAANTIGDLRNCPSNCGQNIKIRRVLMNCPEIVTIGFVWDAEQSDLTEDVIRSLGPHLNLSGLFYRVMDENAKKRELHLVGMICYSNHHYLAFAYHSKSSKWVFFDDATVKEIGSKWKDVASKCIRGHFQPLLLFYADPEGSAVSNEDAPRQTTMWSQYKSALNGEGPGDVTISGPKRFDGGREAAASLRINHKHTLQSANRLKVYPDSPRETSHGAERARRETDRVHRRAESLQHRDVTYPGSSSPSENGPRSHSDQRTQRTPRLDHSDRSAPHMRTVGCPGGKPKPSWRPVREVLNVDRVLSELEHRRQQQQVQGSPRCNRRQERAPSQRRPRGLMTIYEDETRPETESRSSQESRRDTVLRGRTSAVNRTDHWTIQRTESGYESSDRLSSGSANAESPGLENLLGKETRGTEAQQLRAPAHTRMDTKAEAVRSPLIHNKHVLKFPGRNAENLLKGSPNVRRKARYSSSECNSSDETSNTASEQEDSAYRSSTSETAPAELSLATPTQPSRSKHTPRASEARREQPFRPRLLQTSASDLKCGSESERRDDETSETEQSRGKAGVALTTYFSVDNCMTDAYRLKYHHQRPLVLSMAPPPSDITKIRSDTGSSSNKSTAKWHPVTMKGLDERGYL comes from the exons ATGGCATGGGTGAAGCTGTTCAGGAAGCCGGGGAGCAGTGGCTTTGGTGCTGGTGCAGGAGGCGTCGCAGGTCCAGGCTTGGGGAAATCATATCAACCAGGAAGCATGCTCTCACTGGCGCTCACCAAGGGTCTGCTGAATGAACCGGGCCAGAACAGCTGCTTCCTCAACAGCGCTGTACAG GTTCTCTGGCAGCTGGACATCTTCAGGAGGAGTCTAAGACAGCTCTCAGCTCATTTCTGCCTCGGGGACGCTTGCATCTTCTGCGCTTTAAAG AGCATCTTCAGTCAGTTCCAGCAGAGTCGGGAGCGAGTGTTGCCCTCAGACTCGCTGCGGCACGCGCTGGCTGAGACCTTTAAAGACGAGCAGCGTTTCCAGCTCGGACTCATGGACGACGCTGCAGAATGTTTT GAGAACATCCTTGAGAGGATTCATCTGCACTTGGTGTGTGATTCAGGTGAAAGTTGTACCTCTAGGTCCTGTATCACACACCAGAAGTTCTCCATGACTCTGTATGAACAG TTCGTGTGTCGGAGTTGTGGAGCGTCGCTGGATCCTCTGCCCTTCACAGAGTTAGTGCACTACGTGTCCACTACGGCCCTCTG tcagcaGGTGGAGCGTGCGTTGGAGAGGACGGACAGGTTGCGCTCTGATATGTTCAGTGAACTGCTGCAGGCAGCAAACACGATTGGAGATCTGCGTAACTGCCCT AGTAACTGTGGCCAGAACATCAAGATCCGCCGAGTGCTGATGAACTGCCCCGAGATTGTCACCATCGGCTTCGTGTGGGATGCAGAACAGTCCGATCTGACCGAGGATGTGATCCGATCTCTCGGCCCTCACCTCAACCTGTCAGGG CTTTTCTACAGAGTTATGGATGAAAATGCTAAGAAGCGAGAGCTTCACCTGGTGGGAATGATCTGCTACTCCAACCATCATTACCTCGCCTTCGCCTACCACAGCAAGTCTTCCAAATGGGTGTTCTTCGACGACGCCACAGTGAAAGAG ATCGGCTCGAAATGGAAGGACGTCGCATCAAAGTGTATCCGAGGTCATTTCCAGCCACTTCTGCTGTTCTACGCTGACCCTGAGGGCAGCGCCGTGTCCAATGAAGACGCCCCGCGACAGACCACCATGTGGTCCCAGTACAAATCTGCCCTCAATGGGGAGGGGCCAG gtgatgTCACCATCTCAGGGCCAAAGAGATTTGACGGAGGAAGAGAAGCTGCAGCGTCACTGCGCattaatcacaaacacacactgcagtcagccAATCGac TTAAAGTTTATCCCGACAGTCCGAGAGAGACGTCACATGGAGCAGAGAGAGCGAGACGAGAGACTGACCGAGTCCATCGCAGAGCCGAGTCACTTCAACacagag ACGTGACGTATCCAGGATCATCGTCTCCTTCTGAGAATGGCCCTCGCTCCCACTCTGaccagagaacacagagaacgcCCCGCCTAGATCACTCGGATCGCTCCGCCCCCCACATGAGAACGGTCGGGTGTCCGGGGGGAAAGCCCAAGCCGTCGTGGCGTCCCGTGCGTGAAGTCCTGAACGTGGACAGAGTTCTGAGTGAACTGGAGCACAGGAGACAGCAGCAGCAAGTACAGGGAAGTCCACGCTGTAACCGGCGTCAGGAGAGAGCACCGTCCCAGCGCAGGCCCAGAGGACTCATGACCATCTACGAGGACGAGACCAGGCCGGAGACGGAAAGCCGCAGTTCACAGGAGTCTCGACGTGACACCGTGCTTCGAGGCAGAACCTCGGCGGTGAACAGAACAGACCACTGGACCATCCAGAGGACGGAGTCGGGGTACGAGAGCAGCGACAGGCTGAGCAGCGGTTCTGCAAACGCAGAGTCTCCGGGGTTGGAGAACCTGCTGGGGAAGGAGACACGAGGAACTGAGGCTCAACAGCTCAG AGCTCCAGCTCACACTCGCATGGACACTAAAGCAGAGGCGGTGCGCTCTCCACTGATTcaca ATAAACACGTGCTGAAGTTTCCGGGCCGGAACGCTGAGAATCTGCTGAAAGGAAGCCCAAATGTGAG GAGGAAGGCGAGATACTCTTCCTCAGAGTGTAACAGCTCGGATGAGACGAGTAACACAGCGTCTGAGCAGGAGGACAGCGCCTACCGCTCCAGCACCAGTGAGACCGCGCCCGCAGAGTTGTCCCTGGCCACGCCCACTCAGCCTTCACGCTCAAAACACACCCCGAGAGCATCAGAGGCCCGGAGAGAACAGCCTTTCCGTCCACGTCTCCTTCAGACATCGGCGTCTGATCTGAAGTGTGGATCGGAGTCTGAGCGGCGAGACGACGAGACGAGCGAGACGGAACAGAGCCGTGGTAAAGCTGGAGTTGCTCTCACCACGTATTTCTCTGTGGACAACTGCATGACGGATGCTTACAGACTGAAGTACCATCACCAGAGACCGCTGGTGCTCAGCATGGCTCCGCCTCCATCCGATATCACCAAGATCCGATCTGACACGG GTTCAAGCAGCAATAAATCCACGGCAAAGTGGCACCCGGTAACAATGAAAGGACTGGACGAGCGCGGGTATctgtga
- the fabp2 gene encoding fatty acid-binding protein, intestinal: MAFNGTWKVDRSENYDKFMEQMGINLVKRKLAAHDNLKITLEQDGDKFHVKEVSTFRTLELAFTLGVTFEYSLADGTELSGSWVMEGDALKGSFVRKDNGKTLTTVRNIVGDELVQSYSYEGVEAKRIFKRA; encoded by the exons ATGGCATTTAACGGAACATGGAAAGTGGACCGCAGTGAGAACTATGACAAGTTCATGGAGCAAATgg gcattAATCTGGTGAAGAGGAAACTCGCGGCCCATGATAACCTGAAGATTACACTGGAACAGGATGGAGATAAGTTCCATGTGAAGGAGGTCAGCACCTTCCGCACACTGGAGCTGGCCTTTACTCTGGGAGTCACATTCGAGTACTCACTCGCTGACGGAACCGAGCTCTCT GGCTCCTGGGTGATGGAGGGTGATGCTTTGAAGGGAAGCTTTGTCCGTAAAGACAACGGCAAAACTCTGACGACTGTCAGGAACATTGTGGGGGATGAACTCGTACAG agcTACAGCTATGAAGGCGTGGAGGCAAAGAGGATTTTCAAGAGGGCATAA
- the usp53b gene encoding inactive ubiquitin carboxyl-terminal hydrolase 53 isoform X2, with translation MDDAAECFENILERIHLHLVCDSGESCTSRSCITHQKFSMTLYEQFVCRSCGASLDPLPFTELVHYVSTTALCQQVERALERTDRLRSDMFSELLQAANTIGDLRNCPSNCGQNIKIRRVLMNCPEIVTIGFVWDAEQSDLTEDVIRSLGPHLNLSGLFYRVMDENAKKRELHLVGMICYSNHHYLAFAYHSKSSKWVFFDDATVKEIGSKWKDVASKCIRGHFQPLLLFYADPEGSAVSNEDAPRQTTMWSQYKSALNGEGPGDVTISGPKRFDGGREAAASLRINHKHTLQSANRLKVYPDSPRETSHGAERARRETDRVHRRAESLQHRDVTYPGSSSPSENGPRSHSDQRTQRTPRLDHSDRSAPHMRTVGCPGGKPKPSWRPVREVLNVDRVLSELEHRRQQQQVQGSPRCNRRQERAPSQRRPRGLMTIYEDETRPETESRSSQESRRDTVLRGRTSAVNRTDHWTIQRTESGYESSDRLSSGSANAESPGLENLLGKETRGTEAQQLRAPAHTRMDTKAEAVRSPLIHNKHVLKFPGRNAENLLKGSPNVRRKARYSSSECNSSDETSNTASEQEDSAYRSSTSETAPAELSLATPTQPSRSKHTPRASEARREQPFRPRLLQTSASDLKCGSESERRDDETSETEQSRGKAGVALTTYFSVDNCMTDAYRLKYHHQRPLVLSMAPPPSDITKIRSDTGSSSNKSTAKWHPVTMKGLDERGYL, from the exons ATGGACGACGCTGCAGAATGTTTT GAGAACATCCTTGAGAGGATTCATCTGCACTTGGTGTGTGATTCAGGTGAAAGTTGTACCTCTAGGTCCTGTATCACACACCAGAAGTTCTCCATGACTCTGTATGAACAG TTCGTGTGTCGGAGTTGTGGAGCGTCGCTGGATCCTCTGCCCTTCACAGAGTTAGTGCACTACGTGTCCACTACGGCCCTCTG tcagcaGGTGGAGCGTGCGTTGGAGAGGACGGACAGGTTGCGCTCTGATATGTTCAGTGAACTGCTGCAGGCAGCAAACACGATTGGAGATCTGCGTAACTGCCCT AGTAACTGTGGCCAGAACATCAAGATCCGCCGAGTGCTGATGAACTGCCCCGAGATTGTCACCATCGGCTTCGTGTGGGATGCAGAACAGTCCGATCTGACCGAGGATGTGATCCGATCTCTCGGCCCTCACCTCAACCTGTCAGGG CTTTTCTACAGAGTTATGGATGAAAATGCTAAGAAGCGAGAGCTTCACCTGGTGGGAATGATCTGCTACTCCAACCATCATTACCTCGCCTTCGCCTACCACAGCAAGTCTTCCAAATGGGTGTTCTTCGACGACGCCACAGTGAAAGAG ATCGGCTCGAAATGGAAGGACGTCGCATCAAAGTGTATCCGAGGTCATTTCCAGCCACTTCTGCTGTTCTACGCTGACCCTGAGGGCAGCGCCGTGTCCAATGAAGACGCCCCGCGACAGACCACCATGTGGTCCCAGTACAAATCTGCCCTCAATGGGGAGGGGCCAG gtgatgTCACCATCTCAGGGCCAAAGAGATTTGACGGAGGAAGAGAAGCTGCAGCGTCACTGCGCattaatcacaaacacacactgcagtcagccAATCGac TTAAAGTTTATCCCGACAGTCCGAGAGAGACGTCACATGGAGCAGAGAGAGCGAGACGAGAGACTGACCGAGTCCATCGCAGAGCCGAGTCACTTCAACacagag ACGTGACGTATCCAGGATCATCGTCTCCTTCTGAGAATGGCCCTCGCTCCCACTCTGaccagagaacacagagaacgcCCCGCCTAGATCACTCGGATCGCTCCGCCCCCCACATGAGAACGGTCGGGTGTCCGGGGGGAAAGCCCAAGCCGTCGTGGCGTCCCGTGCGTGAAGTCCTGAACGTGGACAGAGTTCTGAGTGAACTGGAGCACAGGAGACAGCAGCAGCAAGTACAGGGAAGTCCACGCTGTAACCGGCGTCAGGAGAGAGCACCGTCCCAGCGCAGGCCCAGAGGACTCATGACCATCTACGAGGACGAGACCAGGCCGGAGACGGAAAGCCGCAGTTCACAGGAGTCTCGACGTGACACCGTGCTTCGAGGCAGAACCTCGGCGGTGAACAGAACAGACCACTGGACCATCCAGAGGACGGAGTCGGGGTACGAGAGCAGCGACAGGCTGAGCAGCGGTTCTGCAAACGCAGAGTCTCCGGGGTTGGAGAACCTGCTGGGGAAGGAGACACGAGGAACTGAGGCTCAACAGCTCAG AGCTCCAGCTCACACTCGCATGGACACTAAAGCAGAGGCGGTGCGCTCTCCACTGATTcaca ATAAACACGTGCTGAAGTTTCCGGGCCGGAACGCTGAGAATCTGCTGAAAGGAAGCCCAAATGTGAG GAGGAAGGCGAGATACTCTTCCTCAGAGTGTAACAGCTCGGATGAGACGAGTAACACAGCGTCTGAGCAGGAGGACAGCGCCTACCGCTCCAGCACCAGTGAGACCGCGCCCGCAGAGTTGTCCCTGGCCACGCCCACTCAGCCTTCACGCTCAAAACACACCCCGAGAGCATCAGAGGCCCGGAGAGAACAGCCTTTCCGTCCACGTCTCCTTCAGACATCGGCGTCTGATCTGAAGTGTGGATCGGAGTCTGAGCGGCGAGACGACGAGACGAGCGAGACGGAACAGAGCCGTGGTAAAGCTGGAGTTGCTCTCACCACGTATTTCTCTGTGGACAACTGCATGACGGATGCTTACAGACTGAAGTACCATCACCAGAGACCGCTGGTGCTCAGCATGGCTCCGCCTCCATCCGATATCACCAAGATCCGATCTGACACGG GTTCAAGCAGCAATAAATCCACGGCAAAGTGGCACCCGGTAACAATGAAAGGACTGGACGAGCGCGGGTATctgtga